In Neisseriaceae bacterium CLB008, one genomic interval encodes:
- a CDS encoding class I SAM-dependent methyltransferase, with amino-acid sequence MAVAEFGRWALSAPAGQYVLAQEQAFYDQHAEDIFGYYAVQIGLPERQFLRQSRITHRLSLAPAGRVDVCAQSTMLPLDCQSMDLVVLPHGLEMTAHPHQVLSEIHRVLVPDGKLLLTGFNPASLWGLPSQLAQPGLPSRQAMVGGLRVKDWLAFLGFEVVAWQFMVYVPPCRQERSLQRWRALERLGPRLWPKLGAVYGLHAVKRTPGVHPLKMAWRQANAAQQAQPAPIKDEALLNKPNRQVNKQHE; translated from the coding sequence ATGGCAGTGGCTGAATTTGGTCGTTGGGCATTAAGTGCCCCTGCAGGTCAGTATGTGTTGGCGCAGGAGCAAGCCTTTTATGATCAGCATGCGGAAGACATTTTTGGCTATTATGCGGTACAAATTGGGCTGCCGGAGCGGCAGTTTTTGCGCCAAAGCCGAATCACGCATCGGCTGAGCTTGGCGCCAGCCGGTCGCGTGGACGTCTGTGCCCAAAGTACAATGTTGCCTCTGGATTGTCAAAGCATGGATTTAGTGGTGCTGCCGCATGGCCTAGAAATGACGGCGCATCCGCATCAGGTATTGAGCGAGATTCATCGCGTGTTGGTGCCAGATGGTAAGCTTTTGTTGACAGGCTTTAACCCTGCTTCGTTATGGGGCTTGCCGAGTCAGCTTGCGCAGCCAGGCCTACCGTCACGGCAGGCTATGGTGGGGGGGCTGCGGGTAAAAGACTGGCTGGCTTTTTTAGGTTTTGAAGTGGTGGCTTGGCAATTTATGGTGTATGTTCCGCCTTGTCGGCAAGAGCGTTCACTGCAGCGATGGCGTGCATTAGAGCGTTTAGGCCCGCGTTTGTGGCCTAAACTGGGGGCCGTGTATGGCTTGCATGCGGTGAAGCGCACGCCAGGCGTACACCCTTTGAAAATGGCCTGGCGACAGGCCAATGCCGCTCAGCAGGCGCAGCCGGCACCGATTAAAGACGAAGCCTTATTAAATAAACCGAATCGACAGGTAAACAAACAGCATGAGTGA
- the rnhA gene encoding ribonuclease HI, translated as MSDEQTEHNTVYMYADGACKGNPGVGGWGALLRYQGHEKAICGGALDTTNNRMELQAVIEGLKLLKRPCVVAVYTDSRYVQQGISEWIVGWKAKGWRTANKKPVKNDDLWKELDALTQGHTISWHWVKGHAGHPGNERADELANEGVDKVLAGQA; from the coding sequence ATGAGTGATGAACAAACAGAGCATAATACGGTTTATATGTACGCCGATGGCGCCTGTAAGGGCAACCCTGGCGTGGGGGGGTGGGGCGCATTGTTGCGCTACCAAGGCCATGAAAAAGCCATTTGTGGGGGGGCTTTAGACACCACCAATAATCGCATGGAGCTACAAGCAGTCATTGAGGGTTTAAAGCTATTGAAGCGGCCGTGCGTGGTGGCGGTGTATACAGACTCGCGCTATGTTCAGCAGGGCATCAGTGAGTGGATTGTGGGCTGGAAAGCCAAAGGTTGGCGTACGGCCAACAAGAAACCAGTGAAGAATGATGATTTATGGAAGGAGCTGGATGCGCTGACGCAAGGCCATACCATTTCCTGGCATTGGGTGAAGGGTCATGCTGGGCATCCGGGTAATGAGCGTGCCGATGAGTTGGCTAATGAAGGCGTGGATAAGGTTTTGGCCGGCCAAGCTTAG
- a CDS encoding exonuclease domain-containing protein, giving the protein MTTLAQQQSELHQSLLTLHPTIAIVDLESTGGHFYTDRITEVALIKITAAGVQRQSWLINPQQSIPPFVANLTGIDDELVKDAPTFQELAPVLHQELNQALIIAHNTRFDYHFLRHEFMRAGLSFRAPELCTVKFSRKLYPQHHKHNLDSIIARFNIQLLDRHRAMPDAEAVYQLLHISLKEMGAPAWLAQAKALINPHALNPHTPTSLADALNALPDDAGTVLFYNDQDDLLSWSDHERAYIEARSPFIRSKRPDWIKSAHRLVYLPAVGPFDAYIQGLLWLHQHHPEVVTHPDAAQSFTLSLKANEHGQLQAHIKSVQAGVLHAPLYGLFAHPKAAKRALSQLALKHQLCQASLGILPTTLAKGKPCPQYDMHACQGACVGEESINDHNLRAEAAFTELPLKDWPYPDRMLVSERHPLSLQLTTHEFYRGALVLPNGQLLFDPHSLHLLRTLLRQQADTLSVSPLTP; this is encoded by the coding sequence ATGACGACCCTTGCGCAACAACAATCCGAACTACATCAATCACTTTTAACGCTCCACCCCACGATTGCCATCGTTGATTTAGAATCAACCGGGGGTCATTTCTATACAGACCGCATCACTGAAGTTGCTTTAATTAAAATCACGGCCGCCGGCGTGCAGCGCCAAAGCTGGCTGATTAACCCCCAACAAAGCATCCCCCCCTTCGTCGCCAACCTCACCGGCATTGATGATGAACTGGTTAAAGATGCCCCGACCTTTCAAGAGTTAGCGCCCGTCTTACACCAAGAGCTCAACCAAGCCCTGATCATTGCCCACAACACGCGCTTTGACTACCACTTCTTACGCCATGAATTCATGCGCGCCGGCCTAAGCTTTCGCGCGCCAGAGCTGTGTACGGTGAAGTTTTCGCGCAAGCTGTATCCGCAGCACCATAAACACAATCTAGACAGCATCATCGCTCGCTTTAATATTCAGCTCTTGGATCGCCACCGCGCCATGCCAGACGCCGAGGCGGTTTATCAGCTCTTGCACATCAGCCTAAAAGAAATGGGGGCGCCTGCGTGGCTGGCTCAGGCCAAGGCCTTAATCAACCCTCACGCGCTTAACCCACACACGCCCACCAGCCTCGCCGATGCGCTCAATGCGCTACCCGACGATGCCGGCACGGTGCTGTTCTACAATGACCAGGACGACTTACTCAGCTGGTCTGACCACGAACGGGCCTACATCGAAGCACGCAGCCCCTTTATCCGCAGCAAACGCCCAGACTGGATCAAAAGCGCCCATCGTTTGGTCTATCTACCTGCCGTTGGCCCGTTTGATGCCTATATTCAAGGCCTATTATGGCTGCACCAACACCACCCAGAAGTGGTCACCCACCCAGATGCCGCCCAATCCTTTACGCTCAGCCTCAAGGCTAATGAGCATGGCCAGCTACAGGCCCACATTAAATCGGTTCAAGCCGGGGTTTTACACGCACCGCTATACGGCCTGTTTGCCCACCCCAAAGCAGCTAAGCGCGCACTAAGCCAATTAGCCCTTAAACACCAGCTGTGTCAGGCCAGCTTAGGCATTTTGCCGACCACCTTAGCCAAAGGCAAACCTTGTCCACAATACGACATGCACGCTTGCCAGGGGGCTTGCGTAGGTGAAGAATCGATCAACGACCACAATCTGCGCGCCGAAGCGGCCTTCACGGAACTGCCGCTAAAGGACTGGCCTTATCCTGACCGTATGCTCGTGAGCGAACGCCACCCCTTATCCTTACAGCTAACAACGCATGAGTTTTATCGCGGAGCCCTAGTCCTGCCCAATGGGCAACTGCTGTTTGACCCACACAGCCTTCATCTTTTGCGTACCCTCTTACGCCAACAGGCCGATACCTTAAGCGTCAGCCCGCTGACGCCATAA
- a CDS encoding U32 family peptidase: MQYALGPILYYWPKADTEAFYQAAQNSSADIIYLGENVCSKRRELSAGDWIELAKAVAQSGKQVVLSTMTLIEAPFELKEMRQLIDNGDFLIEANDLSAVHLAAERKLPFIAGPALNVYNAYTLKILLRQGMMRWCMPVELSRSWLAQTLDQCDTLSIRGRFEVEVFSYGHLPLAISARCFTARSEDRDKDQCKTCCIHYPTGRAVHSQEGQQVFVLNGLQTQSGYCYNLGNELDGMRGLVDVVRLSPQGLSTLALIEQFKANEQGAHPLTLTDAQDCNGYWLGAAGLDLKTMAQSM, encoded by the coding sequence ATGCAATACGCCCTTGGCCCCATTTTATATTACTGGCCCAAAGCCGACACCGAAGCCTTTTATCAAGCCGCTCAAAACAGCTCAGCCGACATCATCTATCTGGGCGAAAACGTGTGCAGCAAACGCCGAGAACTGAGCGCCGGCGACTGGATTGAGCTGGCCAAAGCCGTGGCTCAATCCGGTAAGCAAGTCGTGCTCTCAACCATGACGTTGATCGAAGCGCCGTTTGAACTCAAAGAAATGCGCCAGCTCATCGACAACGGTGACTTTCTCATCGAAGCCAACGACCTAAGCGCCGTGCATTTGGCTGCCGAACGTAAGCTGCCGTTTATTGCAGGCCCTGCGCTCAACGTTTACAACGCTTACACCTTAAAGATTCTGCTGCGCCAAGGCATGATGCGCTGGTGCATGCCGGTAGAGCTGTCGCGCAGCTGGCTGGCACAAACCCTAGATCAGTGCGACACGCTGAGCATTCGCGGCCGCTTTGAAGTGGAGGTATTCAGCTATGGCCATCTACCACTGGCCATTTCAGCCCGCTGCTTTACCGCCCGCTCAGAGGATCGTGATAAAGATCAGTGTAAAACCTGCTGTATTCATTACCCTACTGGCCGAGCGGTACACTCGCAAGAAGGCCAACAGGTGTTTGTGTTGAACGGTTTACAAACCCAAAGCGGCTACTGCTATAACCTCGGCAATGAATTGGACGGCATGCGCGGCCTCGTCGACGTGGTGAGGCTGTCGCCGCAAGGCCTAAGCACCCTTGCCCTAATTGAGCAATTCAAAGCCAATGAGCAAGGCGCCCACCCGTTAACCTTAACCGACGCACAAGATTGCAATGGCTATTGGCTAGGCGCAGCAGGGTTGGACCTCAAAACCATGGCGCAATCCATGTAA
- a CDS encoding peptidase U32 family protein, which translates to MELLCPAGNLPALKEAINQGADAVYIGFKDDTNARHFAGLNFTDKKLLEASEFVHQRGKKLHVAINTFAHPDGFGRWQRAVDQAAAIGADALILADIAMLDYAAERHPHIERHVSVQASATNVEAINFYHRNFAVHRVVLPRVLSLFQVAQLAKTSPVPLEVFAFGSLCIMAEGRCYLSSYLTGESPNTAGACSPAQYVRWANTPKGLESRLNDVLIDCHQEGENAGYPTLCKGRYFVDGQLYHPLEEPTSLNTLALLPDLLKANIASVKIEGRQRSPAYVGQVAKVWRQAIDACLRDPEAYAPKPEWMATLGAVSEGTQTTLGAYHRKWK; encoded by the coding sequence ATGGAATTACTTTGTCCTGCCGGCAATTTGCCGGCCTTAAAAGAGGCCATCAACCAAGGCGCCGACGCCGTCTACATCGGCTTTAAAGACGACACCAACGCCCGCCATTTTGCCGGCCTCAACTTCACCGACAAAAAGCTTTTAGAAGCCTCGGAATTTGTGCATCAACGCGGCAAGAAACTACACGTCGCCATCAACACCTTCGCCCACCCCGATGGCTTTGGCCGTTGGCAGCGCGCCGTCGACCAGGCCGCCGCCATTGGCGCCGACGCCTTAATCTTGGCCGACATCGCCATGCTCGACTACGCTGCCGAACGTCATCCTCACATCGAACGCCACGTTTCCGTACAGGCATCCGCCACCAATGTGGAAGCCATCAACTTCTACCACCGCAACTTCGCCGTGCATCGCGTCGTGCTGCCGCGGGTCTTGTCGCTGTTTCAAGTCGCCCAGCTGGCCAAAACCAGCCCTGTACCGCTAGAGGTTTTTGCCTTTGGCAGCCTGTGCATCATGGCCGAAGGTCGTTGCTACTTATCTTCTTATTTAACCGGTGAGTCGCCCAATACTGCTGGCGCCTGTTCACCTGCTCAATACGTACGCTGGGCCAATACGCCCAAGGGCTTAGAGTCCCGCCTCAACGACGTGTTGATTGACTGCCATCAAGAAGGCGAAAACGCTGGCTACCCGACCTTGTGTAAAGGCCGTTACTTTGTCGACGGCCAGCTCTACCACCCTCTGGAAGAGCCCACCAGCCTAAACACCCTCGCCCTGCTACCCGACCTACTGAAAGCCAACATCGCCTCGGTCAAAATCGAAGGCCGTCAGCGCAGCCCCGCCTACGTGGGTCAAGTTGCTAAGGTATGGCGTCAAGCCATTGATGCGTGCCTACGCGACCCTGAAGCCTACGCACCCAAACCCGAATGGATGGCCACTTTAGGCGCCGTCTCCGAAGGCACCCAAACCACGCTGGGCGCCTACCATCGTAAATGGAAATAA
- a CDS encoding SCP2 domain-containing protein, which yields MLSQLHCNLVRHAPKWLRGPLGMTPFGLKKQVLTHLISWQLNEALAEGELDFLSEKWLRIEVRDLGLAWAMTLKNQKIVVVPADSVVADVLFSGEANDLILIAARQQDPDTLFFQRRLWVEGDTELGLYVKNLMDAVDLDAMPTALRVGMQKLAQFVAAGQAAPATASVTAS from the coding sequence ATGCTGTCGCAACTACACTGTAATTTGGTGCGCCATGCGCCCAAATGGTTACGTGGGCCGTTGGGCATGACGCCCTTTGGGCTGAAAAAACAGGTATTGACCCATTTGATTTCATGGCAGCTTAACGAAGCTTTGGCCGAGGGTGAATTGGATTTTCTAAGTGAGAAATGGCTGCGCATTGAAGTGCGTGATCTGGGTTTGGCTTGGGCGATGACGTTAAAAAACCAAAAAATTGTCGTGGTGCCTGCCGATTCAGTGGTGGCTGATGTGTTGTTTAGTGGAGAAGCCAATGATTTGATTTTGATCGCGGCGCGCCAGCAAGATCCAGACACCTTGTTCTTTCAACGTCGGCTCTGGGTTGAGGGTGATACTGAGCTGGGGCTATACGTTAAAAATTTGATGGATGCGGTTGATTTAGACGCGATGCCGACGGCGTTACGCGTCGGCATGCAAAAGTTGGCGCAGTTCGTGGCTGCGGGCCAGGCGGCGCCAGCTACGGCCAGCGTGACGGCAAGTTAA
- the rpiB gene encoding ribose 5-phosphate isomerase B translates to MKIAIANDHGGTQLKHAIVQHLSAKGIDVINLGTDADASVDYPDYAKKVTDALLAQEADLGILCCGTGIGMSIAANKVAGIRAAVVSDTFSAQATREHNHSNILCLGQRVVGEGLALLLVDTWLAATPQAGRHLGRVAKLEA, encoded by the coding sequence ATGAAAATTGCGATCGCCAACGATCATGGCGGCACCCAGCTTAAGCACGCCATTGTGCAGCACCTCAGCGCCAAAGGCATAGACGTCATCAATCTGGGCACTGACGCCGACGCCAGCGTCGACTACCCCGACTACGCCAAAAAAGTCACCGATGCCCTGTTGGCACAAGAAGCAGACCTAGGTATTTTGTGCTGCGGCACCGGCATCGGCATGTCGATTGCGGCTAATAAAGTAGCCGGTATTCGCGCCGCCGTGGTCAGCGACACCTTCTCGGCTCAAGCCACCCGCGAACACAACCACAGCAACATTCTTTGCCTCGGCCAACGCGTAGTCGGCGAAGGCCTAGCCCTGCTTTTGGTTGACACTTGGCTCGCCGCCACCCCACAGGCAGGCCGCCACCTCGGCCGCGTGGCCAAGCTCGAGGCCTAA
- the uvrA gene encoding excinuclease ABC subunit UvrA: MEYIRIRGARTHNLKNVDLDLPRHKLIVVTGLSGSGKSSLAFDTLYAEGQRRYVESLSSYARQFLQMMEKPDVDLIEGLSPAISIEQKATSHNPRSTVGTVTEIHDYLRLLFARAGTPYCPEHHEPLASQTISQMVDHVLALPDETKIMILAPAVVNRKGENLDLFEDLRAQGFARVRINGTVHELDALPSLNKNQKHTIEVVIDRLKVRPDAKQRLAESFETALQHGEGRAMAMEMDDGTEHWFSAKFACPKCAYSLLELEPRLFSFNNPMGACPKCDGLGATNFFDPNRVVAHPELSLAAGAIKGWDKRNAFYFQMIQSLAGHYGFDINTPFEDLTKEVQDVVLNGSKKEVIDFTYLSEKGTHFNRSHAFEGILPNLERRYRETDSATVREELYKYQSHQACPVCLGARLRPEARHVFVANQSIQDISAWPLKTTHAFFKDLTLEGNKQAIAEKILQEISARLSFLINVGLDYLNLSRSADTLSGGEAQRIRLASQIGSGLTGVMYVLDEPSIGLHQRDNDRLLGTLMRLRDLGNSVIVVEHDEDAIRAADYVVDMGPGAGEHGGAVLIADTPENVANSADSITGQYLSGKKAIYMPKVRTPINPDRRLILKGARGHNLKNVTLDLPLGLITCITGVSGSGKSTLINATLSKIAAQELNRASQESAPYDSIHGLEHLDKAINVDQSPIGRTPRSNPATYTGLFTPIRELFAGVPLSRERGYSVGRFSFNVKGGRCEACQGDGMIKVEMHFLPDVYVPCDVCHGKRYNRETLDIQYKGKTISEVLDLTVEDALTFFEAVPTLNRKLQTLMDVGLGYIRLGQSATTLSGGEAQRVKLALELSKRDTGRTLYILDEPTTGLHFADIAMLLDVLQRLKGKGNSIVIIEHNLDVIKTADYVIDLGPEGGDGGGMIIATGTPEEVAANAKSYTGKYLAKTLAASQVRPD; the protein is encoded by the coding sequence ATGGAATACATTCGGATCCGCGGTGCGCGCACGCACAACCTTAAAAACGTCGATTTAGACCTACCTCGCCACAAACTCATTGTGGTGACAGGCTTATCTGGCAGTGGTAAAAGCTCGTTGGCGTTTGATACGCTGTATGCAGAAGGTCAGCGTCGCTACGTAGAAAGCCTGTCTTCCTATGCGCGCCAATTCTTACAAATGATGGAAAAGCCCGACGTTGATTTAATCGAAGGCCTATCCCCCGCGATCTCGATCGAGCAAAAGGCCACCAGCCACAATCCACGCTCCACCGTGGGCACGGTCACCGAAATTCACGACTATCTGCGCCTCTTATTTGCTCGCGCCGGTACGCCCTACTGCCCAGAACACCATGAGCCGCTGGCCAGCCAAACCATTTCTCAAATGGTCGACCATGTTTTAGCGCTGCCAGACGAAACCAAAATCATGATTTTGGCCCCTGCCGTGGTCAACCGTAAGGGTGAAAACCTAGATTTATTTGAAGACTTACGCGCCCAAGGCTTTGCCCGCGTACGCATTAATGGCACGGTGCATGAGCTAGACGCCCTGCCCAGCCTCAATAAAAATCAAAAGCACACCATTGAAGTCGTGATCGACCGTTTAAAGGTTCGCCCCGACGCCAAGCAGCGTCTGGCCGAAAGCTTTGAAACCGCCCTACAGCACGGTGAAGGCCGCGCCATGGCAATGGAAATGGACGACGGCACCGAACACTGGTTTTCGGCTAAATTTGCTTGTCCGAAATGTGCTTACAGCCTGCTGGAACTTGAACCGCGTCTATTCAGCTTTAACAACCCCATGGGCGCCTGCCCGAAATGTGATGGCCTCGGCGCCACCAACTTCTTCGACCCCAATCGCGTGGTGGCCCACCCAGAACTGTCTTTAGCCGCTGGCGCGATTAAGGGCTGGGACAAGCGTAACGCTTTTTACTTCCAGATGATTCAGTCGCTGGCCGGTCACTACGGCTTCGACATCAACACTCCCTTTGAAGACTTAACCAAAGAAGTACAAGACGTTGTCCTCAACGGCTCGAAAAAAGAAGTCATCGACTTTACCTATTTGTCTGAAAAAGGCACCCACTTTAACCGCAGCCATGCGTTTGAAGGCATTTTGCCTAATCTTGAGCGACGCTATCGCGAAACCGATTCGGCCACCGTGCGCGAGGAGCTGTATAAATACCAAAGCCATCAGGCCTGCCCTGTCTGCCTAGGTGCTCGTCTGCGCCCAGAGGCACGCCACGTATTCGTCGCCAACCAAAGCATTCAAGACATCAGCGCCTGGCCGCTAAAAACCACCCATGCGTTTTTTAAAGACCTCACGCTAGAAGGCAATAAACAGGCCATCGCCGAAAAAATCCTGCAAGAAATCAGCGCCCGCCTCAGCTTCCTGATCAACGTGGGCCTAGACTACCTCAACCTGTCCCGCAGCGCCGACACCTTGTCCGGCGGCGAAGCCCAGCGCATTCGCTTGGCCAGCCAAATCGGCTCAGGCCTAACCGGCGTCATGTACGTGTTAGACGAACCGTCTATTGGTCTACACCAACGCGACAACGATCGCCTCTTGGGTACCTTGATGCGCTTACGCGACCTAGGCAACAGCGTGATTGTGGTGGAACACGATGAAGACGCCATTCGCGCCGCCGACTACGTGGTCGACATGGGCCCTGGCGCGGGCGAACACGGCGGTGCCGTATTGATTGCCGACACGCCTGAAAACGTGGCCAACAGCGCAGACTCCATTACCGGCCAATACTTATCCGGTAAAAAAGCCATTTACATGCCCAAAGTACGCACCCCGATCAATCCTGATCGTCGTTTAATACTGAAAGGCGCCCGCGGCCATAATCTTAAAAACGTTACCTTGGATCTGCCTTTAGGCTTGATTACCTGCATCACCGGCGTGTCTGGCAGCGGCAAGTCCACCCTCATCAACGCCACCTTGTCTAAAATCGCAGCGCAAGAGCTTAACCGCGCTAGCCAAGAGTCGGCACCTTACGACAGCATCCACGGCCTCGAGCATCTAGACAAAGCCATTAACGTCGACCAAAGCCCGATTGGCCGTACGCCACGCTCTAATCCAGCCACCTACACCGGCTTATTCACTCCGATTCGGGAACTGTTTGCAGGCGTGCCGCTGTCGCGCGAGCGCGGCTACAGCGTGGGCCGCTTTAGCTTTAACGTTAAGGGTGGCCGCTGCGAAGCTTGTCAGGGTGATGGCATGATTAAGGTCGAAATGCACTTCTTACCCGACGTTTACGTGCCTTGTGACGTGTGCCACGGCAAACGCTACAACCGCGAAACCTTAGACATCCAGTACAAAGGCAAAACCATCAGCGAAGTGCTCGACCTCACCGTCGAAGACGCTCTGACCTTCTTCGAAGCCGTACCAACACTTAATCGTAAGCTTCAAACCTTAATGGACGTCGGTTTAGGCTATATTCGCCTCGGCCAAAGCGCCACCACGCTGTCTGGCGGTGAAGCGCAGCGAGTGAAGCTGGCGCTGGAGCTGTCTAAGCGCGACACTGGTCGCACCCTCTATATTTTGGATGAACCGACCACCGGCCTACACTTTGCCGACATCGCCATGCTGCTGGACGTTTTACAACGCCTCAAAGGCAAAGGCAACAGCATTGTCATCATCGAACACAACCTCGACGTCATCAAAACCGCCGACTACGTGATCGACTTAGGCCCAGAGGGCGGCGACGGCGGCGGCATGATCATCGCCACCGGCACCCCTGAAGAAGTAGCGGCCAACGCCAAAAGCTATACCGGCAAATATCTAGCCAAAACCTTGGCCGCCAGCCAAGTTCGGCCAGATTAA
- the bioB gene encoding biotin synthase BioB, with product MTDVVTLTRKPSHTPHPSVAYWRVCQIEDLYALPFLDLVFQAAEVHRQHFDPRAVQLSSLLSIKTGGCPEDCAYCPQSAHFSTGVEKQALLSVEEVLAKAKIAQSRGASRFCMGAAWRGPQPRDVTKVAEIIKAVKDLGMETCGTFGLLKDGMAEELRDAGLDYYNHNLDTAPEHYDDIIQTREFDDRINTLGKVRTAGLKVCCGGIVGMNETRKDRAGLIASLANLDPQPESVPINQLIKVEGTPLADAEDLDWTEFVRTIAVARITMPNSYVRLSAGRQNMPESVQALCFMAGANSIFYGEKLLTTANPEQDDDQVLMAKLNLYPLQLNPTT from the coding sequence ATGACTGACGTCGTTACCTTAACGCGCAAGCCCAGTCATACGCCCCACCCATCGGTGGCGTATTGGCGTGTGTGTCAAATTGAAGATTTGTATGCGCTTCCTTTTTTAGATTTAGTGTTTCAGGCGGCTGAAGTTCACCGCCAGCACTTTGATCCCCGAGCGGTACAATTATCCAGCCTGCTGTCGATTAAAACCGGCGGCTGCCCCGAAGACTGCGCTTATTGTCCGCAGTCGGCCCACTTTAGCACCGGCGTTGAAAAACAGGCTTTACTGTCGGTAGAGGAAGTCTTGGCTAAGGCCAAGATTGCCCAATCGCGCGGCGCCAGCCGTTTTTGCATGGGCGCTGCTTGGCGTGGGCCTCAGCCTCGCGACGTGACCAAAGTGGCCGAAATCATTAAGGCGGTGAAAGATTTAGGCATGGAAACCTGTGGTACTTTTGGTTTGCTTAAAGACGGCATGGCAGAAGAGCTGCGCGATGCCGGTCTAGACTATTACAACCACAACCTCGATACCGCCCCCGAGCATTACGATGACATCATTCAAACCCGTGAGTTTGATGACCGCATCAACACCCTAGGGAAAGTGCGTACGGCCGGCCTTAAAGTGTGTTGTGGCGGTATTGTAGGCATGAACGAAACCCGTAAAGACCGCGCCGGTCTGATCGCCAGCTTGGCTAATCTAGATCCTCAACCTGAATCGGTGCCGATCAATCAGCTCATCAAGGTGGAAGGTACGCCTTTGGCCGATGCTGAAGACTTGGATTGGACTGAGTTTGTGCGCACCATTGCGGTGGCGCGCATCACCATGCCCAATAGTTACGTGCGCTTATCGGCAGGTCGCCAAAACATGCCCGAATCGGTACAGGCCTTATGCTTTATGGCCGGTGCCAATTCGATTTTCTACGGCGAGAAATTATTAACCACGGCCAACCCAGAACAAGACGATGATCAGGTATTGATGGCCAAGCTTAATTTGTATCCTTTACAGTTGAACCCAACCACTTAA
- a CDS encoding DUF3298 domain-containing protein codes for MSTHSRLLLAVFTCMGLSLAPVGAKTLPHTVDNARQQTAFPFVVLKKNLTATVLNEKGKRVKETVAELRYPKFQAAWLNWLVEKPALAWFEDDAKELRESFLEFQKDEPNAFAWSANQHVYVSAQSPRALVITREYDTYSGGAHGSAWVHFDNIDVKTQRVVKLADLFTASELKALTGIAEPFFRLDNEVKANETLTESGYWFENDQFKLPEQFALTEDGLLFVYGQYEVAPYAAGMPDFVLPYGAIAKAKDGKSLLSQLVNQIKNK; via the coding sequence ATGAGCACCCATTCCCGCCTCTTGCTGGCCGTTTTTACCTGTATGGGCCTGTCTTTGGCCCCCGTTGGCGCTAAAACCCTACCGCATACGGTAGACAATGCACGCCAGCAAACGGCGTTTCCGTTTGTGGTCTTGAAAAAAAACCTGACGGCGACCGTGTTGAATGAAAAAGGCAAGCGGGTCAAAGAGACGGTGGCTGAATTACGTTATCCTAAGTTTCAGGCCGCATGGCTAAACTGGCTGGTGGAAAAACCAGCTTTGGCCTGGTTTGAAGACGACGCTAAGGAATTGCGTGAGAGCTTTCTTGAGTTTCAAAAGGATGAGCCGAATGCCTTTGCTTGGAGCGCCAATCAACACGTTTACGTGAGTGCACAAAGCCCTCGGGCCTTGGTCATCACGCGTGAATACGATACTTATTCGGGCGGGGCGCATGGCTCGGCCTGGGTGCACTTCGACAATATTGACGTGAAAACGCAGCGCGTGGTCAAGCTGGCCGATTTATTCACGGCTTCTGAATTAAAGGCCTTAACTGGGATTGCAGAACCCTTTTTTCGCTTAGATAATGAGGTAAAGGCCAATGAAACCTTAACTGAGAGCGGCTACTGGTTTGAAAATGATCAGTTTAAGCTGCCAGAGCAGTTTGCCCTAACGGAAGACGGCCTGTTGTTTGTGTATGGCCAATACGAAGTAGCGCCTTATGCCGCAGGGATGCCCGACTTTGTGCTGCCCTATGGCGCCATCGCTAAGGCTAAAGATGGCAAAAGTTTGCTGTCACAGCTAGTTAACCAGATTAAAAATAAATAG
- a CDS encoding YbaK/EbsC family protein, giving the protein MPDSSASDLPIKVQQVMACLAASGVDSRLHMSTTSAKTAVLAAEVLGVSVGQIANSLIFQDEGSGELVLIVASGAHRVDLALIHEQTGRRLVKAAGKDIKAKVGYAIGGVPPVAHLSALVTFLDEALLQYETVWAAAGVAESMCSLPPQSLPLLTQGRWVRVAESATT; this is encoded by the coding sequence ATGCCTGATTCATCTGCTTCAGACTTGCCTATAAAGGTGCAGCAAGTCATGGCCTGTTTGGCCGCTAGCGGCGTCGACAGCCGTTTACACATGAGCACAACCTCAGCTAAAACGGCCGTATTGGCTGCTGAAGTGCTGGGCGTGTCGGTGGGGCAGATTGCCAATTCCTTGATTTTTCAGGATGAGGGCAGCGGTGAGCTGGTGTTGATTGTGGCGTCAGGCGCGCACCGCGTAGACTTGGCCTTGATCCACGAGCAAACCGGGCGACGGCTGGTTAAGGCTGCTGGGAAAGACATTAAAGCCAAAGTGGGGTATGCGATTGGCGGGGTGCCGCCTGTGGCGCATTTAAGTGCTTTGGTGACGTTTTTGGACGAGGCATTATTACAGTATGAGACGGTGTGGGCTGCCGCTGGCGTGGCCGAATCGATGTGTTCGTTGCCGCCGCAGTCGTTGCCGTTGTTGACGCAAGGGCGTTGGGTGAGGGTGGCCGAGTCGGCAACCACGTAG